Proteins from a genomic interval of Dunckerocampus dactyliophorus isolate RoL2022-P2 chromosome 5, RoL_Ddac_1.1, whole genome shotgun sequence:
- the LOC129181052 gene encoding uncharacterized protein LOC129181052 yields the protein MSIPVVDFSAFSLNVEDISTADLDHLSRDIRKAFTEVGFVFLDNTGITQAEVDRVMGASRRFFLQPDHFKKLFRRKTFPSCPLHGWIPIETERVNPETPGDLKESFNMTSLHPDIKWPSPEIAAGFQETQTAFFQRCKELSLRILKVMAHSLDLDPDVFLGAHRWIGTDDNTTTLRSLYYPPVKRELAKEGQLRCGEHSDYGSITLLFQDSEGLQVHERSGEFISAPCIPGAILVNIADMMQRWTNDKFISVLHRVLLPPAGDSTTRQALAFFVMPDDQTVITCTDGSDKYPPVQLSAYLAERFSYIYADD from the exons ATGAGCATCCCAGTGGTGGACTTCAGCGCCTTCAGCCTCAACGTGGAGGACATTTCTACTGCAGATTTGGACCACCTGAGCAGAGACATAAGGAAAGCGTTTACCGAAGTGGGCTTCGTCTTCCTGGACAACACTGGCATCACTCAGGCGGAG GTGGATCGTGTTATGGGCGCTTCCAGGAGGTTCTTCCTGCAGCCTGACCACTTCAAGAAGCTCTTCCGAAGGAAAACCTTCCCTAGCTGTCCCCTGCATGGCTGGATACCCATAGAGACTGAAAG gGTGAATCCAGAAACACCAGGAGATCTAAAAGAGTCGTTCAACATGACTTCACTACATCCTGACATA aaATGGCCTTCCCCTGAGATTGCGGCGGGATTCCAGGAGACCCAGACGGCTTTTTTTCAGCGCTGCAAAGAGCTGAGCCTACGGATTTTGAAGGTGATGGCCCACAGTTTGGATCTGGATCCCGATGTGTTCCTGGGCGCTCACCGCTGGATTGGAA ctgatgacaacacaacaacgCTGCGTTCGCTGTACTATCCTCCGGTCAAGAGAGAGCTGGCCAAGGAGGGTCAGCTGAGATGTGGCGAGCATTCAGACTATGGAAGCATCACCTTGTTGTTCCAGGATTCTGAAGGTCTGCAG GTGCATGAACGCTCTGGTGAGTTCATCTCTGCTCCCTGCATCCCCGGGGCGATTCTAGTCAACATCGCAGACATGATGCAGCGTTGGACCAATGATAAATTTATCTCTGTG CTCCACAGAGTtttgctgccccctgctggtgatTCCACTACACGCCAGGCTCTGGCTTTCTTCGTCATGCCTGATGACCAGACGGTCATCACCTGCACTGACGGATCGGACAAGTACCCCCCAGTGCAGCTTAGCGCCTACCTGGCTGAGCGTTTCAGCTACATCTACGCGGATGATTAG
- the LOC129181510 gene encoding uncharacterized protein LOC129181510: protein MSIPVVDFSACSLTVEDISRAELSHLSRDIRTAFTEVGFVFLDNTGITQAEVDGVMDASRRFFLQPDHLKRPLRRKTFPNCPNHGWVALETERLNPQKPGDLKEAFNMSSLHPDIKWPSPEIVAGFQESQTTFFQRCKELSLRILKVMAHSLDLDPDVFLSAHRLIGTDENGTTLRSLYYPPVNRELAKEGQLRCGEHSDYGSITLLFQSSEGLQVRQRSGEFICAPCVPGSVLVNIADLMQRWTSDRFVSVLHRVLLPPAGDSSTRQSMAFFVQPDDEAVITCIDGSNKYPPVQGGTYLTERFNNSYGQA, encoded by the exons ATGAGCATTCCGGTGGTGGACTTCAGCGCGTGCAGCCTCACAGTGGAGGATATTTCCCGCGCAGAGTTGAGCCACCTGAGCAGAGACATAAGAACAGCCTTTACCGAAGTGGGCTTTGTCTTCCTGGACAACACTGGCATCACTCAGGCGGAG GTGGATGGTGTCATGGACGCTTCCAGGAGGTTCTTCCTGCAGCCAGACCACCTGAAGCGGCCGCTGAGAAGGAAAACGTTCCCAAACTGTCCCAACCACGGATGGGTAGCTCTGGAaactgaaag GTTGAATCCACAAAAGCCAGGAGACCTGAAAGAAGCATTTAACATGTCTTCACTACATCCTGACATA AAATGGCCGTCCCCTGAGATTGTAGCGGGATTCCAGGAGAGCCAAACGACTTTTTTTCAGCGCTGCAAAGAGCTGAGCCTGCGGATTTTGAAGGTGATGGCCCACAGTTTGGATCTGGACCCCGACGTGTTCCTGAGCGCTCACCGCCTGATTGGAA CTGATGAAAACGGCACGACGCTGCGTTCGCTGTACTATCCTCCGGTCAACAGAGAGCTGGCCAAGGAGGGTCAGCTGAGATGTGGAGAGCATTCCGACTATGGAAGCATCACCTTGTTGTTCCAGAGCTCCGAAGGTCTGCAG GTGCGTCAACGTTCCGGTGAGTTTATCTGTGCCCCTTGTGTCCCCGGGTCGGTTCTGGTCAACATCGCCGACCTGATGCAGCGCTGGACCAGTGaccgctttgtctctgtg CTCCACAGAGTcttgctgccccctgctggcgaCTCCAGTACACGACAGTCTATGGCTTTCTTTGTCCAGCCAGACGACGAGGCCGTTATCACCTGCATCGACGGCTCCAACAAGTACCCCCCAGTTCAAGGGGGCACCTACCTCACAGAGCGGTTTAACAACTCCTATGGCCAGGCCTGA